The proteins below are encoded in one region of Candidatus Krumholzibacteriia bacterium:
- the nifJ gene encoding pyruvate:ferredoxin (flavodoxin) oxidoreductase has translation MTQRVLLVDGNEAAALSAHKTNEVIAIYPITPSSNMGEHADAWSAKGRTNIWGTVPEVIEMQSEGGAAGAVHGSLQAGSLTTTFTASQGLLLMIPNMYKIAGELTPTVFHVAARAVATHALSIFGDHSDVMATRQCGWAQLCSGSIQEVHDFALIAQAATLKARVPFLHFFDGFRSSHELNKIYELDDDTIRAMIDDDDVRAMRERALSPDHPVLRGTAQNPDVFFQAREAINPYYQNIPGIFKEVLQQFGELTGRHYAPFEYVGADDAEHVIVMMGSGIGAAEEAVNRMVSEGEKVGMVKVRLYRPFNAADLLSVIPASVKRIAALDRTKEPGAEGEPLYLDVVAALARQWARSKQTELPQVFGGRYGLGSKEFAPSMVKGVFDELGSKEPRHGFTVGIVDDVSHTSVDYDPDWSTEPDDVRRCVFFGLGADGTVGANKNSSKIIGESTDLYSQGYFVYDSKKSGSTTISHLRFGPRPINSTYLIRKAQFVACHQFVFTEKMEMLDLAVDGATFLLNSPYGPDEVWEHLPGKLQQEIVDKKLKFYVIDAGTVAEKAKMGTRINTVMQACFFALSEVLPRDQAIDEIKKAIEKTYGARGEVVVQRNWDAVDMAVDNLHEVKVPETITGEVRELVPDMPEQAPDFVKKVTSIMMAGKGDLLPVSAMPVDGTFPTATAQWEKRSIAREIPVWDDDICIQCGLCAFVCPHTTIRTKVYEPAVLDGAPDSFQSMDYKTKEYPGQKMTVQVAPDDCTGCGVCVDVCPAFSKSDRSHKAINMEPQLDHLERERVNWDFFLDIEETDRKTARLDTVKGSQMLEPLFEFSGACAGCGETPYIKLLTQLFGDRILIANATGCSSIYGGNLPTTPYAVNDDGRGPAWSNSLFEDNAEFGLGMRLSLESHMELAVHLLKKMAGDLGEKTVQGILDAEQNDETDIEAQRARIAGVKDKLSKMDSEDARNLLKVIDALANKSVWIVGGDGWAYDIGFGGVDHVLASGRNVNLLILDTEVYSNTGGQASKSTPRAAVAKFAAGGKPGAKKDFGMIAMSYGNVYVGQIALGANPKQTIKTFLEAESWPGPSVIIAYSQCIAHGIDMTTGMTHQKEAVNSGYWPLYRFDPRHSETDHHPFQLDSKKPKIPYTDFATKEARFAMLERIDSEAFHRLTAIAQEEIDERWRLYEQMASVERTVPGMTGVETVEPEDAGNGSGDANDQ, from the coding sequence ATGACCCAGAGGGTTCTCTTGGTCGACGGCAACGAAGCTGCCGCTCTGTCCGCCCACAAGACCAACGAGGTCATCGCCATCTATCCGATCACGCCCAGCTCGAACATGGGTGAACACGCGGACGCGTGGTCGGCGAAGGGCCGGACGAACATATGGGGCACCGTCCCCGAGGTCATCGAGATGCAGAGCGAGGGCGGGGCCGCCGGCGCCGTCCACGGATCGCTGCAGGCGGGGTCGCTGACCACGACCTTCACCGCCTCGCAGGGTCTGCTCTTGATGATTCCGAACATGTACAAGATCGCCGGCGAGCTCACGCCGACGGTCTTCCACGTCGCGGCGCGCGCCGTCGCCACCCACGCACTGTCGATCTTCGGCGATCACAGCGACGTCATGGCCACCCGCCAGTGCGGCTGGGCGCAGCTGTGCAGCGGGAGCATCCAGGAGGTCCACGACTTCGCGCTGATCGCCCAGGCGGCCACGCTGAAGGCACGCGTGCCCTTCCTGCACTTCTTCGACGGCTTCCGTAGCTCGCACGAGCTCAACAAGATCTACGAGCTCGACGACGACACGATCAGGGCCATGATCGATGATGACGACGTGCGCGCCATGCGTGAGCGGGCGCTGAGCCCGGATCACCCGGTTCTGCGCGGCACCGCGCAGAACCCCGACGTGTTCTTCCAGGCCCGCGAAGCCATCAATCCCTACTACCAGAACATTCCCGGCATCTTCAAAGAGGTGCTGCAGCAGTTCGGCGAGCTCACCGGCCGTCACTACGCACCCTTCGAGTACGTGGGCGCCGACGACGCCGAGCATGTGATCGTCATGATGGGTTCGGGCATCGGCGCGGCCGAGGAGGCCGTGAACCGCATGGTGAGCGAGGGCGAGAAGGTCGGCATGGTGAAGGTCCGCCTGTACCGTCCGTTCAACGCCGCCGACCTGCTGAGCGTGATCCCGGCCAGCGTCAAGCGCATCGCCGCGCTCGACCGTACCAAGGAGCCGGGCGCCGAGGGCGAGCCGCTCTACCTCGACGTGGTCGCCGCGCTGGCCCGCCAGTGGGCGCGCAGCAAGCAGACCGAGCTGCCGCAGGTCTTCGGTGGCCGCTACGGCCTGGGCTCGAAGGAGTTCGCGCCATCCATGGTGAAAGGCGTGTTCGACGAGCTCGGCAGCAAGGAGCCCCGCCACGGCTTCACCGTGGGGATCGTCGACGACGTCAGCCACACCTCGGTCGACTACGACCCCGACTGGTCCACCGAGCCCGACGACGTGCGTCGTTGCGTGTTCTTCGGCCTCGGCGCCGACGGTACGGTCGGTGCGAACAAGAACTCGTCGAAGATCATCGGCGAGTCCACCGACCTCTACTCTCAGGGCTACTTCGTCTACGACAGCAAGAAGTCCGGCTCGACCACGATCTCGCACCTGCGCTTCGGTCCCCGTCCGATCAACTCGACGTACCTGATCCGCAAGGCACAGTTCGTGGCCTGCCACCAGTTCGTCTTCACCGAGAAGATGGAAATGCTCGACCTCGCGGTCGACGGTGCGACCTTCCTGCTGAACAGCCCCTACGGCCCTGACGAGGTGTGGGAACACCTGCCGGGCAAGCTGCAACAGGAGATCGTCGACAAGAAGCTGAAGTTCTACGTGATCGACGCGGGCACGGTGGCCGAGAAGGCCAAGATGGGCACGCGGATCAACACGGTCATGCAGGCCTGCTTCTTCGCCCTGAGCGAGGTCCTGCCCAGGGACCAGGCGATCGACGAGATCAAGAAGGCCATCGAGAAGACCTACGGTGCCCGCGGCGAGGTCGTCGTGCAGCGCAACTGGGACGCCGTGGACATGGCCGTCGACAACCTGCACGAAGTGAAGGTGCCCGAGACAATCACCGGCGAGGTCCGCGAGCTGGTGCCCGACATGCCCGAGCAGGCCCCGGATTTCGTGAAGAAGGTCACCTCGATCATGATGGCCGGGAAGGGGGATCTGCTGCCGGTGAGCGCCATGCCCGTCGACGGCACCTTCCCCACCGCCACCGCCCAGTGGGAGAAGCGCAGCATCGCGCGTGAGATCCCGGTGTGGGACGACGACATCTGCATCCAGTGCGGTCTGTGCGCCTTCGTCTGCCCACACACGACGATCCGGACCAAGGTCTACGAGCCGGCCGTGCTCGACGGTGCTCCCGACAGCTTCCAGTCGATGGACTACAAGACCAAGGAGTACCCGGGCCAGAAGATGACCGTGCAGGTCGCACCCGACGACTGCACCGGCTGCGGTGTGTGTGTCGACGTCTGCCCGGCCTTCTCCAAGTCCGATCGTTCGCACAAGGCGATCAACATGGAGCCCCAGCTCGACCACCTCGAACGCGAGCGCGTGAACTGGGACTTCTTCCTCGACATCGAGGAGACCGACCGCAAGACGGCGCGCCTGGACACGGTGAAGGGCAGCCAGATGCTCGAACCGCTGTTCGAGTTCTCCGGTGCGTGCGCGGGCTGCGGCGAGACCCCCTACATCAAGCTGCTCACGCAGCTCTTCGGCGACCGCATCCTGATCGCCAACGCCACCGGCTGCTCGTCGATCTACGGCGGCAACCTGCCGACCACCCCGTACGCGGTCAACGACGACGGGCGCGGACCTGCCTGGTCGAACTCGCTGTTCGAGGACAACGCCGAGTTCGGTCTGGGCATGCGTCTGTCGCTCGAGAGCCACATGGAGCTGGCCGTGCACCTGCTGAAGAAGATGGCCGGCGACCTGGGCGAGAAGACGGTCCAGGGCATCCTCGACGCCGAGCAGAACGACGAGACCGACATCGAGGCCCAGCGGGCCCGTATCGCCGGCGTGAAGGACAAGCTGTCGAAGATGGACAGCGAGGACGCCCGTAACCTGCTGAAGGTGATCGACGCGCTCGCCAACAAGAGCGTGTGGATCGTCGGCGGCGACGGCTGGGCCTACGACATCGGCTTCGGGGGCGTGGACCACGTGCTGGCCAGCGGCCGCAACGTGAACCTGCTGATCCTCGACACCGAGGTCTACTCGAACACCGGTGGCCAGGCGAGCAAGTCCACCCCGCGCGCGGCGGTGGCCAAGTTCGCAGCCGGCGGCAAGCCCGGGGCCAAGAAGGACTTCGGCATGATCGCCATGTCCTACGGCAACGTCTACGTGGGCCAGATCGCACTCGGCGCCAATCCCAAGCAGACGATCAAGACCTTCCTCGAGGCCGAGTCGTGGCCGGGACCGTCGGTGATCATCGCCTACAGCCAGTGCATCGCACACGGCATCGACATGACCACCGGCATGACCCATCAGAAGGAAGCCGTGAACTCGGGCTACTGGCCGCTGTATCGTTTCGATCCGCGGCACAGCGAGACCGACCACCATCCCTTCCAGCTCGACAGCAAGAAGCCGAAGATCCCGTACACGGACTTCGCCACCAAGGAAGCCCGCTTCGCCATGCTCGAACGGATCGATTCCGAGGCCTTCCATCGCCTGACCGCGATCGCCCAGGAGGAGATCGACGAGCGCTGGCGCCTGTACGAGCAGATGGCGAGTGTGGAACGCACCGTGCCCGGCATGACCGGGGTCGAGACCGTCGAACCCGAGGACGCCGGCAACGGTTCCGGCGACGCGAACGACCAGTAG
- a CDS encoding alkaline phosphatase family protein — MRAWPRVLLPAVIAMLVTGCADGPPPEVDEPVVFIGVDSADWTWIDPLIEAGRMPNLQGLIEQGTRGPLRSLEPLDKSPTIWTTIATGKRPVEHGVVGFIDRGGAPSASDMRTAVTYWEILGHLGRRQAVLGWWVTHPAPPLNGVLVSDFLPYFDLRTKQGEDAAYPPQEWEALAPHVVHPEDVDDAMLARFVDEAVWRAHGDDADALLADLRAIVAGDLTYLAMAEALLARGGFDVFTVYFRGLDLVSHDYWRWFEPRYSGLEPEDWRVRMLGSVIDEYHVFVDELIGRVLDGVDPRSRVLVVSDHGFVGHRRVRGRRTLGVQMHRLEGLVVMKGPGLRRGHVLEGGGVKDVMPTVLALCGVPPARDLDGVVLHDAFTADLRRWSGVLVEQSIASYEGIVPRTGREAEPDPEAEAATLEKLRALGYVD; from the coding sequence GTGCGTGCGTGGCCGCGAGTTCTCCTGCCGGCCGTGATCGCGATGCTGGTCACCGGTTGTGCCGACGGGCCTCCGCCCGAGGTGGACGAGCCGGTCGTGTTCATCGGCGTCGACAGTGCGGACTGGACCTGGATCGATCCCCTGATCGAAGCCGGTCGCATGCCGAACCTGCAGGGATTGATCGAGCAGGGGACCCGCGGTCCTCTGCGCAGCCTCGAGCCCCTGGACAAGTCGCCCACGATCTGGACCACCATCGCCACCGGCAAGCGCCCCGTCGAGCACGGCGTGGTCGGCTTCATCGACCGCGGCGGCGCACCGAGCGCGTCGGACATGCGCACGGCGGTCACGTACTGGGAGATCCTGGGGCACCTGGGCCGTCGGCAGGCCGTGCTGGGGTGGTGGGTCACGCATCCGGCGCCGCCGCTGAACGGCGTGCTGGTGTCGGACTTCCTCCCGTACTTCGACCTGCGGACCAAGCAGGGCGAGGACGCGGCCTACCCGCCGCAGGAATGGGAAGCGCTGGCGCCCCACGTGGTCCATCCCGAAGACGTGGACGACGCCATGCTGGCCCGCTTCGTCGACGAGGCGGTCTGGCGCGCACACGGAGACGACGCCGACGCGCTCCTGGCCGATCTGCGCGCGATCGTGGCCGGCGATCTCACCTACCTGGCCATGGCCGAGGCCCTGCTCGCACGCGGTGGCTTCGACGTCTTCACCGTCTACTTCCGCGGGCTCGATCTCGTGAGCCACGACTACTGGCGGTGGTTCGAGCCGCGGTACTCGGGCCTGGAGCCGGAGGACTGGAGGGTGCGCATGCTCGGGTCGGTGATCGACGAGTACCACGTGTTCGTCGACGAACTGATCGGCCGCGTGCTCGACGGCGTCGACCCCCGCAGTCGCGTGCTGGTGGTGAGCGACCACGGCTTCGTCGGTCATCGTCGTGTCCGCGGGCGACGCACACTGGGGGTGCAGATGCACCGTCTCGAGGGACTCGTGGTGATGAAGGGTCCGGGCCTGCGCCGCGGGCACGTTCTCGAGGGAGGCGGCGTGAAGGACGTCATGCCCACCGTCCTGGCCCTGTGCGGGGTACCACCGGCGCGCGATCTCGACGGTGTCGTCCTGCACGATGCCTTCACGGCCGACCTGCGGCGGTGGTCGGGAGTCCTCGTCGAGCAGTCGATCGCGTCGTACGAAGGCATCGTTCCGCGCACGGGACGTGAGGCCGAACCCGATCCCGAAGCCGAAGCCGCCACTCTGGAGAAGCTGCGGGCGCTGGGCTACGTGGACTGA
- a CDS encoding glycosyltransferase family 39 protein — MSRARIALLAVALAAVLVRVWVVLDAGDAPFWTVPIVDEIAYMQMSERVVLGQDPPHGAYYMTPGYAWFLAALVAMGAQLPAVKSVQLALGVLNAVLVFALARRFFDTRVGVVAGLLWAVAPTVLLHEILILKPTLTVFLALLALWLVAREGAGRLAWGVAGLLLGAAATVRGEMLVVGLALVVGALLAARRGIRLAPAGGAAPLVGLVAILAVVAVPTAQNHARGGGLVVIAYSGGPNFYIGNHERADGSYLPLRPGRSDAMVEEDDAVRLAREQSPLALDAAGVSRFWWRQGLDWWAREPADAFVLTVKKAVLLWGAWEGNDVHSLPIAGRWITALHNPLVRPWLIFPLALAGLVFLRPWRRGWPLVVFLLASWISLIPFFVFERFRIPMMAAATVLAAAVVVRAFDAWREGRRQTVIAGVLATGAAAGLLALPSVPRDESALHVNVGSMLLQQSRWEEALREFDAVRRDAPGAKRVEINRATALDRLGRHQEALRALATAMEALYAEARGTGRPPVEELTYCHELAGDIERRRGRLDEAARQYEAALGLAPGHPRVRQKLGALRRGP; from the coding sequence GTGAGCCGGGCCCGCATCGCACTCCTGGCCGTGGCGCTCGCCGCGGTGCTCGTGCGGGTGTGGGTGGTCCTCGATGCCGGGGACGCCCCTTTCTGGACGGTTCCGATCGTCGACGAGATCGCCTACATGCAGATGAGCGAGCGCGTGGTCCTGGGCCAGGATCCGCCGCACGGTGCCTACTACATGACCCCGGGCTACGCCTGGTTCCTGGCGGCGTTGGTCGCGATGGGAGCCCAGCTGCCGGCCGTGAAGTCGGTCCAGCTCGCGCTCGGTGTCCTGAACGCGGTGCTGGTCTTTGCTCTGGCCCGTCGCTTCTTCGACACGCGTGTCGGAGTGGTCGCGGGACTGCTGTGGGCAGTGGCGCCCACGGTGTTGCTGCACGAGATCCTGATCCTGAAGCCGACGCTGACGGTGTTCCTGGCGCTGCTCGCCCTCTGGCTGGTGGCGCGCGAGGGCGCCGGGCGGCTCGCCTGGGGGGTCGCCGGTCTGCTGCTCGGGGCGGCGGCCACGGTTCGAGGCGAGATGCTGGTGGTGGGTCTGGCTCTCGTCGTCGGGGCTCTGTTGGCGGCCCGTCGTGGGATCCGCCTCGCACCGGCCGGAGGCGCCGCTCCGCTCGTCGGTCTGGTCGCGATCCTCGCGGTGGTCGCCGTGCCCACCGCGCAGAACCATGCGCGCGGCGGCGGGCTGGTGGTGATCGCCTACAGCGGCGGTCCGAACTTCTACATCGGCAACCACGAAAGGGCCGACGGCAGCTACCTCCCGCTTCGGCCCGGACGCAGCGACGCGATGGTCGAGGAGGACGACGCCGTGCGGCTCGCGCGTGAGCAGTCCCCGCTCGCGCTCGACGCGGCCGGGGTGTCGCGCTTCTGGTGGCGTCAGGGGCTCGACTGGTGGGCACGCGAGCCCGCCGATGCCTTCGTGCTCACGGTGAAGAAGGCCGTGCTCCTGTGGGGCGCGTGGGAGGGCAACGACGTCCACTCGCTACCGATCGCCGGACGCTGGATCACTGCCCTGCACAATCCGCTGGTGCGTCCGTGGTTGATCTTCCCGCTGGCGCTGGCGGGCCTGGTGTTCCTGCGACCGTGGCGGCGAGGCTGGCCGCTGGTGGTGTTCCTGCTGGCCAGTTGGATCTCGTTGATCCCGTTCTTCGTGTTCGAGCGCTTCCGGATCCCCATGATGGCGGCAGCCACCGTCCTGGCGGCAGCGGTGGTGGTGCGGGCGTTCGATGCGTGGCGCGAGGGTCGCCGGCAGACGGTGATCGCAGGGGTCCTCGCCACGGGGGCGGCGGCCGGATTGCTGGCGCTGCCGTCGGTTCCGCGCGACGAATCGGCCCTGCACGTCAACGTGGGCTCGATGCTCTTGCAGCAGAGCCGATGGGAGGAGGCCCTGCGCGAGTTCGACGCGGTACGGCGCGATGCTCCGGGCGCGAAGCGGGTCGAGATCAACCGGGCCACGGCCCTCGACCGGCTCGGACGCCACCAGGAGGCTCTGCGCGCGCTGGCGACGGCCATGGAGGCCCTCTACGCCGAAGCGCGCGGGACGGGCCGGCCACCGGTCGAGGAGCTGACGTACTGCCACGAGCTGGCCGGCGACATCGAACGTCGACGCGGGCGGCTGGACGAGGCCGCCCGGCAGTACGAGGCCGCGCTGGGGCTGGCGCCCGGCCATCCGCGGGTGCGGCAGAAGCTCGGTGCACTGCGTCGCGGGCCGTGA
- a CDS encoding dihydroorotate dehydrogenase-like protein, which produces MAVDLKTKYLGLSLANPVVASASPMTGKLENLQRLEEAGVGAIVLPSLFEEQIIHEETERVRMDEYGAESFAEALDYFPPLEGYNTGTELYLDLLRDAKKALKVPVIASLNGTTTGGWLRYAKLMEEAGADALELNIYLIAADPKVSGAEVEQQYIDLVQAVKKEVSIPLSVKVGPYFSSIGNMMLRLQDAGANGLVLFNRFLQPDIDLEALQVHPNVELSTSFESRLPLRWIALLRDELGVSLAATSGVQGAPDVIKLLLAGADTVMMTSALLRRGPTHVANVLHGVRSWLEENEYESVEQMKGSMSREKSPQPGAFERANYVKTLISYTGPYV; this is translated from the coding sequence ATGGCCGTCGATCTGAAGACCAAGTACCTCGGGCTGAGCCTGGCGAACCCGGTGGTGGCCTCGGCCTCGCCGATGACCGGCAAGCTCGAGAACCTGCAGCGCCTCGAAGAGGCCGGCGTGGGCGCCATCGTGCTCCCGTCGCTCTTCGAGGAGCAGATCATCCACGAGGAGACCGAACGCGTCCGCATGGACGAGTACGGGGCGGAGTCCTTCGCCGAGGCGCTGGACTACTTCCCGCCACTCGAGGGCTACAACACGGGCACCGAGTTGTACCTCGACCTGCTGCGCGACGCGAAGAAGGCGCTGAAGGTGCCGGTGATCGCCAGCCTGAACGGCACGACCACCGGCGGATGGCTGCGCTACGCGAAGCTCATGGAGGAAGCCGGGGCCGACGCGCTCGAGCTGAACATCTACCTGATCGCCGCCGACCCGAAGGTCAGCGGCGCCGAGGTCGAACAGCAGTACATCGACCTGGTGCAGGCGGTGAAGAAGGAGGTCTCGATCCCGCTGTCGGTGAAGGTCGGGCCCTACTTCAGCTCGATCGGGAACATGATGCTGCGTCTGCAGGACGCCGGTGCGAACGGCCTGGTGCTGTTCAACCGCTTCCTGCAGCCCGACATCGACCTCGAGGCCCTGCAGGTGCACCCGAACGTCGAGCTGAGCACGTCGTTCGAGAGCCGTCTGCCGCTGCGCTGGATCGCCCTTCTGCGCGACGAGCTGGGTGTGTCTCTGGCAGCGACCAGCGGTGTGCAGGGAGCACCCGACGTGATCAAGCTCCTGCTGGCCGGGGCCGACACGGTCATGATGACCTCGGCCCTGCTACGCCGCGGGCCGACGCACGTTGCCAACGTGCTGCACGGCGTGCGCAGCTGGCTCGAGGAGAACGAGTACGAGAGCGTCGAGCAGATGAAGGGCAGCATGAGCCGCGAGAAGTCCCCCCAACCGGGTGCCTTCGAGCGAGCGAACTACGTGAAGACCCTGATCAGCTACACCGGCCCCTACGTCTAG
- a CDS encoding FlgD immunoglobulin-like domain containing protein, which produces MRISVPCLVLVAVFAACPATAADTWTGGGPDLAWVTTYLRPTGPGGPLYAGTYGGGIWRSDDDGATWREATETVGDAVVWDLAASGDIRSSLYAATEDRGVLRNEDGGSRWSAVNAGLADSGLPLVFDVETFPFDPRRIVAGTSLGTFVSRTRGSVWEDSLRVGPVAPVRAVEVLPERPRTVVYLVFDALGLQSGDTSTNREITAGLPARRFLFDLAPWPASDDSLVVADFEGSVWQLRDRERFVPITPTVDGPRPRYYRSVVVPGEPRPTILVGADRGLFRSSDGGTTWQRSTGGRGRDAPEIWEIHPDDQGLLLGSFVDGVLREGDDGLWSPSNTGLRAAWVRSVAAASGRILAGTAHGRVFRSDDGAASWTEVTGDLVELQIGALHVVSGRWLLGAAGGVYTSDDEGETWIAAKLPRPGMRVGDFASLDDGRLLATSDSGPIASDDDGRSWSRVEGLPDDRPTFALTVEGDRAAVGYDPQGGEAAALYVGDGRSAWGSIPLPDAGSIRVRGLAFRGPHALSLLVAVRPGPDGNLLVVEGLDAASRPTVTPLRAGPAGEVVEPTDLLRIAGSPRLVLATSAHGVFVSDDGGSTWGEFSDGLDTPRVEDLAFDPGPVPRLAAGTLARGAYARDVDTALALDDAPADGPQVVPAATRLLPAAPNPFNPRTSIRWEQAHRADVRVDLFDLRGRRVRSLLQTRTEAGRHGVTWDGTDDQGRVVASGSYLVRLRVGARALTGRVTLVR; this is translated from the coding sequence ATGCGCATCTCGGTGCCGTGCCTCGTCCTCGTCGCAGTGTTCGCGGCATGCCCGGCCACGGCCGCGGACACGTGGACGGGTGGGGGGCCCGATCTGGCCTGGGTGACCACGTACCTGCGCCCCACCGGTCCCGGGGGTCCGCTCTACGCCGGCACCTACGGCGGAGGGATCTGGCGTAGCGACGACGACGGCGCCACGTGGCGCGAGGCGACCGAGACGGTCGGCGACGCGGTGGTGTGGGACCTGGCCGCCAGCGGAGACATCCGCAGCAGTCTGTACGCCGCCACCGAGGACCGCGGCGTGCTGCGCAACGAGGACGGCGGATCGCGCTGGTCGGCGGTCAATGCGGGTCTGGCCGATTCCGGACTCCCCCTGGTCTTCGACGTCGAGACGTTTCCGTTCGACCCTCGGCGCATCGTCGCGGGCACCAGCCTGGGGACCTTCGTGAGCCGCACGCGGGGCAGCGTGTGGGAGGACTCGTTGCGCGTGGGCCCGGTGGCTCCGGTGCGCGCCGTCGAGGTGTTGCCGGAGCGGCCACGGACCGTGGTCTACCTGGTCTTCGATGCCCTGGGTCTGCAGAGCGGCGACACCAGCACCAACCGCGAGATCACGGCCGGTCTGCCGGCCCGGCGCTTCCTCTTCGACCTCGCACCGTGGCCGGCGAGCGACGACAGCCTGGTGGTGGCCGACTTCGAGGGCTCGGTCTGGCAGCTGCGCGACCGCGAGCGCTTCGTGCCGATCACACCCACGGTCGACGGTCCCCGCCCGCGGTACTACCGCAGCGTGGTGGTACCCGGGGAGCCGCGCCCCACGATCCTCGTGGGCGCCGACCGTGGTTTGTTCCGATCGAGCGACGGGGGCACCACCTGGCAACGCTCCACGGGCGGCCGCGGCCGCGACGCCCCGGAGATCTGGGAGATCCATCCCGACGACCAGGGCCTGTTGCTCGGCAGCTTCGTCGACGGAGTTCTGCGCGAAGGTGACGACGGTCTCTGGTCGCCGTCGAACACCGGACTGCGCGCGGCCTGGGTGCGCTCGGTCGCCGCGGCCTCCGGTCGGATCCTGGCGGGCACGGCCCACGGCCGCGTCTTCCGCAGCGACGACGGGGCGGCGAGCTGGACGGAGGTGACCGGTGATCTGGTGGAGCTGCAGATCGGAGCCCTGCACGTCGTGTCTGGACGATGGCTCCTGGGCGCGGCCGGCGGCGTGTACACCTCCGACGACGAGGGGGAGACCTGGATCGCGGCGAAGCTCCCCCGGCCGGGGATGCGGGTCGGCGACTTCGCCAGCCTCGACGACGGGCGACTGCTCGCGACCAGCGACTCGGGCCCGATCGCGAGCGACGACGACGGACGGTCGTGGAGTCGGGTCGAAGGCCTTCCGGACGACCGCCCGACCTTCGCGTTGACGGTCGAGGGGGACCGCGCCGCGGTGGGCTACGATCCGCAGGGAGGCGAAGCCGCTGCCTTGTACGTGGGCGACGGGCGCTCGGCCTGGGGGTCGATTCCCCTTCCCGATGCGGGATCGATCCGCGTACGGGGATTGGCCTTCCGCGGTCCGCATGCCCTCTCGCTGCTCGTGGCCGTGCGCCCGGGGCCCGACGGCAACCTGCTCGTGGTCGAGGGACTCGATGCTGCATCGCGTCCGACGGTCACGCCACTGCGCGCCGGACCGGCCGGAGAGGTGGTCGAACCGACCGACCTGCTGCGCATCGCGGGTTCCCCGAGGTTGGTGCTCGCGACGAGTGCCCACGGAGTGTTCGTGTCCGACGACGGCGGATCCACCTGGGGGGAGTTCTCGGACGGACTCGACACTCCGCGTGTCGAGGATCTGGCCTTCGATCCGGGACCGGTGCCCCGGCTCGCCGCGGGGACTCTCGCGCGGGGGGCCTACGCGCGCGATGTCGACACCGCGCTCGCCCTCGACGACGCACCGGCCGACGGCCCACAGGTCGTTCCCGCGGCCACCCGGTTGCTGCCCGCGGCGCCGAACCCCTTCAATCCGCGGACGTCGATCCGCTGGGAGCAGGCGCATCGAGCCGACGTCAGGGTCGACCTCTTCGACCTCCGTGGACGCCGGGTACGATCCCTGCTGCAGACGCGCACCGAGGCCGGCCGGCACGGGGTGACCTGGGACGGCACCGACGACCAGGGCCGCGTCGTGGCTTCGGGTAGCTATCTCGTGCGCCTGCGGGTCGGTGCGCGCGCGCTGACCGGCCGGGTCACCCTCGTCCGCTGA